In one window of Deltaproteobacteria bacterium CG11_big_fil_rev_8_21_14_0_20_42_23 DNA:
- a CDS encoding RluA family pseudouridine synthase, with the protein MKSNLVLHYEDEDIILLEKPAGLPCLPSKKGQSDCLSKMLLEYLPQLSTLPDAGLVHRLDNDTSGIVMLAKDAGIYAQLRNEWNEGSVEKIYLALVLGHTKAQGLIQIPIAHHPTNVKKMICCENQELASEHKARPAHTEYKTLKVFGDYSLLEVKIITGVRHQIRVHLSHLGFPLAGDKLYQNTKRKKEDALGLKRHFLHASALCFNHPTTKERITVESKLPKDLANALEKIVASFT; encoded by the coding sequence ATGAAATCAAACCTTGTGCTTCATTATGAAGACGAAGACATCATCCTGCTAGAAAAACCAGCGGGTCTCCCTTGCCTTCCCAGCAAAAAAGGGCAAAGCGATTGTCTCAGCAAAATGCTGCTTGAATATTTGCCTCAACTTTCTACTCTTCCCGATGCCGGTTTAGTTCACAGACTTGATAACGACACTTCTGGAATAGTGATGCTGGCGAAAGATGCTGGCATCTATGCGCAATTAAGAAATGAGTGGAACGAAGGCAGTGTGGAAAAAATCTACTTGGCCCTCGTGCTTGGCCACACAAAAGCACAAGGCCTCATTCAAATTCCTATCGCGCATCATCCTACAAACGTGAAAAAAATGATCTGCTGCGAAAATCAAGAGCTGGCTTCAGAGCACAAAGCAAGACCAGCGCACACAGAATATAAAACGCTAAAAGTATTTGGTGATTACAGTTTATTGGAAGTTAAAATTATTACCGGCGTTAGACATCAAATCCGCGTACACTTGTCCCACTTGGGTTTCCCGTTAGCTGGCGACAAACTCTATCAAAACACAAAGCGAAAAAAAGAAGATGCTCTTGGTTTAAAACGCCACTTTCTGCATGCCAGCGCCCTTTGCTTCAACCACCCCACCACAAAAGAACGCATAACAGTAGAATCAAAACTGCCAAAGGATTTAGCAAATGCTTTAGAAAAGATAGTTGCGTCTTTCACCTAA
- a CDS encoding cation transporter, with protein MKKRHHHHAENTYRQKEQRGLLISIVINTVTMFLEIGGGIYSGSLALLSDAGHMFSHIFALGVSYFAIRIAIRPANTKNTFGFYRAEILAALLNAVTIFVVAYFILAEAYHRLQDPENIASGPMFVIALIGLSVNALTAYILHDVSKEDMNVRGAFLHMLGDLFSSVGVVIAAIIVKYTGWVYADPIASALIALVISYWAYGLLRDAVHILLQATPKELSVDEIKTSLLQLADIKGVHDVHLWELTKGMYMMTAHIEVEDQPISQVDNIRKQAQHILSERFNINHADLQVQCATKP; from the coding sequence ATGAAAAAACGCCATCATCACCACGCCGAAAATACTTATCGACAAAAAGAACAACGCGGGCTTCTCATTTCCATTGTCATCAACACCGTCACCATGTTTCTTGAAATTGGTGGAGGTATCTACTCAGGATCTCTTGCCCTGCTTTCAGATGCGGGCCATATGTTTTCTCATATTTTTGCTTTAGGAGTAAGTTATTTTGCTATTCGCATTGCCATCAGACCTGCAAACACAAAAAATACCTTTGGGTTTTATCGCGCAGAAATTTTAGCTGCACTTCTAAATGCCGTCACCATTTTTGTGGTCGCTTATTTTATTCTTGCTGAAGCATACCATCGCCTGCAAGACCCCGAAAACATTGCATCAGGGCCAATGTTCGTTATTGCCTTAATTGGCCTTTCGGTAAATGCCCTCACGGCTTATATTTTACATGATGTTTCTAAAGAAGACATGAACGTGCGCGGCGCTTTTTTGCATATGCTTGGTGATCTTTTTTCATCTGTTGGTGTTGTGATTGCCGCCATCATTGTCAAGTATACCGGCTGGGTATATGCCGATCCTATTGCATCGGCGCTCATCGCCTTGGTGATCAGCTATTGGGCGTATGGACTTTTGCGTGATGCCGTCCATATTCTTTTGCAAGCTACTCCAAAAGAACTTTCTGTCGATGAAATCAAAACTTCTCTTTTGCAACTCGCAGACATCAAAGGCGTCCACGACGTGCATTTGTGGGAACTCACCAAAGGCATGTACATGATGACAGCGCATATCGAAGTGGAAGATCAGCCTATTTCGCAAGTGGATAACATTCGTAAACAAGCTCAACACATTTTGAGCGAACGTTTCAATATTAATCATGCTGACTTGCAAGTGCAGTGCGCCACAAAACCTTAA
- a CDS encoding asparagine--tRNA ligase translates to MQQDFISDLHQKNGETVTLKAWVYNFRSSGKISFLQLRDGTGFVQAIVVKSEVSETLWEDVKKLTIESSVIVTGKVNKHPKNDEYELLVSDVSIVQISQEYPISKKEHGPEFLLDNRHLWLRSKRQWAIQRIRNTIINATYDWFAQNHFIKIDSPILTPAACEGTTTLFEVPYFDMGSAYLSQSGQLYLEAAIMSHGRVFDFGPVFRAEKSKTRRHLTEFWMMDAEAAFVEHEENLQIQEQLISFIVAECLRCNEEEFTILERDTSKLKEVKAPFKRLAHAEAVARLQELGSAITEKDDLGAQDETLLTENESCPLFIERYPAEVKAFYMKRDPQHPHLALCADMLAPEGYGEIIGGSQREDSYDVLLQRIQEHKLPVEAFEWYLDTRKYGSVPHSGFGYGLERLVAWISGTRHIRETIPFPRMLTRLRP, encoded by the coding sequence ATGCAGCAAGATTTTATTTCAGACCTTCATCAAAAAAATGGCGAAACCGTTACCCTCAAGGCATGGGTCTACAACTTTCGCTCTTCCGGCAAAATCAGCTTTTTACAGCTTCGTGATGGAACGGGATTTGTGCAGGCTATTGTGGTTAAAAGTGAAGTTTCAGAAACTTTATGGGAAGATGTCAAAAAATTGACAATTGAGTCGTCCGTTATTGTGACCGGAAAAGTGAATAAGCATCCCAAAAACGATGAATACGAACTCCTCGTCAGCGATGTGAGCATTGTGCAGATTTCGCAAGAGTATCCCATCAGCAAAAAAGAGCACGGCCCAGAATTTCTTTTAGATAACAGACACTTATGGCTTCGTTCCAAGCGCCAATGGGCTATTCAACGCATTCGCAATACCATTATTAACGCCACCTATGATTGGTTTGCGCAAAACCACTTCATCAAAATTGATTCGCCCATTTTAACGCCGGCCGCCTGCGAAGGCACCACCACGCTTTTTGAAGTGCCCTATTTTGACATGGGTTCGGCCTATCTTTCGCAATCGGGTCAACTTTATTTAGAAGCCGCCATCATGAGTCATGGCCGCGTTTTTGACTTTGGCCCTGTGTTTCGTGCCGAAAAATCCAAAACCCGTCGCCACCTCACCGAATTTTGGATGATGGATGCCGAAGCCGCCTTTGTAGAGCACGAAGAAAACTTACAGATTCAAGAACAGCTCATCAGCTTCATCGTAGCCGAATGCCTTCGCTGCAACGAAGAAGAGTTCACCATTCTTGAACGCGACACCAGCAAGCTAAAAGAAGTAAAAGCTCCGTTCAAACGCCTTGCACATGCAGAAGCTGTTGCGCGCTTGCAAGAACTTGGAAGCGCTATCACCGAAAAAGACGATCTTGGCGCGCAAGATGAAACCTTGCTCACCGAAAATGAAAGCTGCCCTCTTTTCATCGAGCGCTATCCTGCCGAAGTAAAAGCCTTCTACATGAAGCGCGATCCGCAACATCCACACTTGGCACTTTGCGCGGACATGCTTGCACCCGAGGGTTACGGCGAAATAATCGGCGGAAGTCAACGTGAAGATTCGTACGATGTTTTGCTTCAACGCATTCAAGAACACAAACTTCCGGTGGAAGCCTTTGAATGGTATCTCGACACCAGAAAATATGGATCAGTTCCACACTCTGGTTTTGGATACGGCTTAGAGCGCCTTGTAGCCTGGATTTCCGGAACACGTCATATTCGCGAGACCATTCCATTCCCACGAATGCTCACACGCTTGCGGCCTTAA